A single Silvibacterium dinghuense DNA region contains:
- a CDS encoding glycosyltransferase family 9 protein — translation MPNRTKQFRVLIVRLGAMGDILHSLPAVTALRQRYPDWYMGWAVEPQWTGLLAAPDSDVRGISQPLVDRLHVVPAKRWAREPFARRTWSAIRELRRELQDAHYDACLDLQGAVRSAMIGRLAGTGRIIGEDKPREAAARWLFHDRVPTEGVHVIEQAVEVTSRLAGVPLPVVPPALPVDPETEQAADAFRRPFVLLNPGAGWGAKRWPIERYAVVAHALHAAGYGIVVNLGPGEKFLGKELRAAAGDFVQLTEPSLTELIALTRRCSLLIAGDTGPLHLASALGRPVVGIFGPTDPARNGPFGGRFHVLRHPESRRDHTRRAEPESGLLTITPEAVLEAALDLLDARNKENL, via the coding sequence TTGCCGAACAGAACAAAGCAGTTTCGAGTCCTCATTGTGCGTCTGGGCGCCATGGGCGACATTCTCCACTCCCTGCCTGCGGTCACCGCGCTCCGCCAGCGATATCCGGACTGGTATATGGGCTGGGCCGTGGAGCCGCAATGGACCGGTCTGCTCGCCGCTCCTGACTCCGATGTGCGAGGCATTTCTCAGCCCTTGGTGGATCGTCTGCACGTTGTGCCCGCCAAGCGCTGGGCCCGTGAGCCCTTTGCGCGCCGGACGTGGTCGGCGATCCGGGAGCTGCGGCGCGAGTTGCAGGACGCGCATTACGATGCCTGCCTCGATCTGCAGGGCGCCGTCCGTTCGGCCATGATTGGCCGCCTTGCCGGGACAGGACGCATCATCGGCGAAGACAAGCCCCGCGAAGCGGCTGCGCGCTGGCTCTTTCACGACCGTGTGCCCACCGAGGGCGTTCACGTCATCGAGCAGGCGGTCGAGGTTACAAGCCGCCTGGCGGGCGTGCCGCTGCCGGTTGTTCCACCCGCGCTGCCTGTCGATCCTGAGACGGAGCAGGCTGCGGACGCGTTTCGCCGTCCTTTCGTGCTGCTCAACCCCGGCGCAGGCTGGGGCGCCAAGCGCTGGCCTATCGAGCGCTATGCCGTGGTAGCCCACGCGTTGCATGCCGCCGGATACGGCATCGTCGTGAATCTTGGCCCTGGCGAAAAATTTCTGGGCAAGGAGCTGCGCGCCGCGGCTGGGGATTTCGTCCAATTGACGGAACCTTCGCTGACCGAGCTGATCGCGCTCACCCGCCGCTGCTCGCTGCTGATCGCCGGGGACACCGGCCCGCTGCATCTGGCCTCGGCGCTGGGGCGTCCGGTGGTCGGCATCTTTGGTCCCACCGATCCGGCGCGCAACGGCCCATTCGGCGGTCGTTTTCACGTGCTGCGCCATCCCGAGAGCCGCCGCGACCATACCCGCCGCGCCGAGCCCGAGTCGGGACTGCTTACGATTACCCCTGAGGCGGTCCTTGAGGCGGCTCTCGATTTGCTTGATGCTCGAAATAAGGAGAATCTCTGA
- the lpxK gene encoding tetraacyldisaccharide 4'-kinase, with the protein MILAPLTPLYAAAVAAKNLAYDRGWRQAHHLEQPVLSVGNLSTGGSGKTPFVHYLAGLVKRMGHPVDVLSRGYGRATKGVLRVDPGGSARDFGDEPLLLARAGIPVYVGADRYQAGLLAESTAPAIHLLDDGFQHRQLARDADIVLVHATDFANRLLPAGRLREPLSALRRASVVVLRQEDVAREEQIRNLGVTCPVWIQRRHLSALPAGRALAFCGIARPEEFFAGLERKGVELAATRAFADHHPYAESDLDQLLRLAASKGADFCVTTEKDAVRLGDAFCARIRAQLPLEVPRLEVTLTDEPAAAEWLTSIVRK; encoded by the coding sequence ATGATTCTCGCTCCCCTGACTCCGCTTTACGCCGCAGCCGTGGCGGCGAAGAACCTGGCCTATGACCGGGGCTGGCGACAGGCGCATCATCTCGAGCAGCCGGTGCTGAGCGTCGGCAATCTTTCGACTGGCGGCTCGGGCAAGACGCCGTTTGTGCACTACCTCGCCGGCCTGGTGAAGCGGATGGGCCACCCGGTGGATGTTCTCTCCCGCGGTTACGGGCGTGCGACGAAGGGCGTTCTCCGTGTCGATCCGGGCGGCTCGGCCCGGGACTTCGGCGATGAGCCGCTGCTCTTAGCCCGCGCCGGGATTCCTGTCTATGTGGGCGCGGATCGCTACCAGGCTGGTCTTCTGGCGGAAAGTACGGCTCCGGCCATTCATCTGCTCGATGACGGTTTCCAGCACCGCCAACTGGCGCGTGACGCAGACATCGTGCTGGTGCATGCCACGGATTTCGCCAACCGTCTGCTGCCTGCCGGCCGTTTGCGTGAGCCGCTCTCCGCGTTGCGTCGCGCCTCGGTCGTTGTTCTGCGCCAGGAGGATGTTGCCCGCGAGGAGCAGATTCGTAACCTCGGCGTGACCTGCCCTGTCTGGATTCAGCGGCGCCATCTCTCGGCGCTGCCCGCTGGCCGGGCTCTTGCCTTTTGCGGGATTGCCCGGCCAGAGGAGTTCTTTGCCGGTCTCGAACGGAAGGGAGTAGAACTCGCCGCCACGCGCGCCTTTGCCGATCACCATCCCTATGCGGAGTCCGACCTCGACCAGCTTCTACGCCTTGCCGCGAGCAAAGGGGCCGATTTCTGCGTGACTACGGAAAAGGATGCCGTGCGTCTCGGGGATGCGTTCTGCGCGCGTATCCGCGCCCAGCTGCCGCTCGAGGTGCCGCGGCTCGAAGTCACCCTCACCGATGAGCCCGCTGCCGCCGAGTGGCTTACTTCCATTGTGAGAAAATAA
- a CDS encoding 3-deoxy-D-manno-octulosonic acid transferase: MFLLYSVALTIVLLLSAPFWLLRMATSGKYREGLGERLGRIPKRLRAPAPGQPVVWLHAVSVGETLAAGSLILRLRSSLPGYRIVVSTTTRTGQKLAREKFGADSVFYFPLDFAFAVRAWLRFLRPRLIVLLESEFWPRMLHECGRMHVPIAVVNARISDRSWPRYQRLRWLWRPLLAPFALTLAQSEQDAERLMAIGAGHVEVAGNLKFDIRVRQEASVTTALRRVLTSGQLVVVCGSTLEGEEELLLNAVPPEAIVILAPRHPERFATVAQLLRRRDARWIRRSEWVTAPSPLKPGSVFLLDSIGELASVYSLATIAFVGGSLVQAGGHNPLEPAQFAVPIVMGPHYENFRAIVELLRSLDAIRVAPASTLKAMLAELLSYPDEAAAMGERARAIFDAEAGGTDRTLARLLALLGERAGDAA; this comes from the coding sequence ATGTTTCTGCTGTACAGCGTGGCGCTGACAATCGTTCTGCTGTTGAGCGCGCCCTTCTGGCTCCTCCGCATGGCCACCAGCGGTAAATACCGTGAGGGGCTCGGCGAGCGGCTCGGACGGATTCCGAAGCGTCTGCGCGCTCCCGCTCCGGGGCAGCCGGTGGTCTGGCTGCATGCCGTCTCCGTGGGCGAGACGCTGGCTGCCGGCAGTCTGATCCTTCGCCTGCGCTCAAGCCTGCCCGGTTATCGCATCGTCGTCTCCACCACCACGCGCACCGGCCAGAAGCTTGCCCGTGAGAAGTTCGGGGCCGACAGCGTTTTCTATTTCCCGCTTGATTTTGCGTTTGCCGTTCGCGCCTGGCTGCGATTTCTTCGTCCCCGGCTGATTGTTCTGCTGGAGTCGGAGTTCTGGCCGCGCATGCTCCACGAGTGCGGCAGGATGCACGTGCCCATCGCCGTCGTGAATGCTCGCATTTCGGACCGCTCCTGGCCGCGCTACCAGCGGCTGCGCTGGCTGTGGCGGCCGCTGCTTGCGCCCTTTGCGTTGACGCTCGCGCAGAGTGAGCAGGATGCCGAGCGCCTGATGGCGATCGGTGCCGGGCATGTCGAAGTTGCGGGCAATCTCAAGTTCGATATTCGGGTGAGGCAGGAGGCCAGTGTTACCACCGCGCTGCGCCGCGTACTCACGTCCGGCCAGCTCGTCGTGGTCTGCGGTTCCACGCTCGAGGGGGAAGAAGAGCTGTTGCTCAATGCTGTGCCTCCTGAGGCGATCGTGATTCTCGCGCCCCGCCATCCCGAGCGCTTCGCCACCGTCGCACAGCTGCTGCGCCGCCGCGATGCCCGCTGGATTCGCCGCTCGGAGTGGGTGACCGCGCCCAGTCCGCTGAAACCGGGAAGCGTGTTTCTGCTCGACTCCATCGGGGAGCTGGCCTCGGTCTATTCGCTGGCGACCATTGCCTTTGTCGGCGGCAGCCTGGTGCAGGCCGGGGGACACAATCCGCTGGAGCCGGCGCAGTTTGCAGTGCCGATCGTGATGGGACCGCATTATGAAAATTTCCGCGCCATAGTCGAGCTGCTTCGCTCGCTCGACGCCATCCGCGTTGCACCGGCCTCCACACTGAAGGCCATGCTGGCTGAGCTTCTCAGCTATCCCGACGAGGCTGCCGCCATGGGCGAACGTGCCCGCGCAATCTTCGATGCCGAGGCTGGCGGCACCGACCGCACACTGGCGCGCTTGCTGGCGCTTCTGGGAGAACGTGCCGGAGATGCGGCATGA
- a CDS encoding GH92 family glycosyl hydrolase, with translation MKSLSSFTSSRRNFLKSSSLALAATVAVPAAAPTAARAEGLGEGQDDSIAPSGRAGSLASPVTLVNILQGTDSTPAFSRGNTLPIATRPFGMGHWTLESNPRGTWMFAPADRRLTGFRCTHQLSPWLGDYGHAVFLPFSGEVSADPGGRSSSYRLEDAKLSPHTMGLRLMRYSIDTELLPTERCAIITAKYEKKQTRGFIFDIPTQKDAPAPTVKLGKETKTISFTSTANSGGVQEGFATYYVLKFSAPWANADEKDEQDHHTGKVLFADDVEAIEVRIGTSFISFEQAERNIQLELGDKTPDALRKESEEVWNGYLKRIEIEGATHEQQQTFYSCLYRTLLFPRIWHEPDAGGKMQHRSVYNGKVVPGLMYADHGYWDVYRAWYPMMTILFPERLGEILQAWVNVYQEGGWLPQFPCPGYRACMTGSLIDSLFGEAAVKKIKGFDLETAYAGLKKHATQPGNPDKGYGRSGIESYLQYGYDPADKVGQSAAETTDAAYGDYCIAQVAKAVGKTEDYEMFLKRSENWRHIFDAQTGFLRGKKSDGSWLEPFDEFTWGDPYVEGGPWQHRWDVPHNMPALIEALGGKEKAVELLETMMTLPPTFNTGVYGYEIHEMSEMAALNLGQLAHNNQPVHHVLGVYADAGRQDRLAHWSHRVMNECYSPSGFSGDEDTGSMAAWYVMAALGIVTLCPGKPEYKLGSPLFAKATVHLPEGKTLVVESAAPEAHKTTLNGKPLSDATVDHFELIAGGKLRFS, from the coding sequence ATGAAGTCCCTGTCCTCGTTCACCTCGTCGCGCCGTAACTTTCTTAAATCCTCTTCGCTGGCTCTTGCCGCCACGGTTGCCGTTCCGGCTGCTGCGCCTACTGCAGCCCGTGCGGAAGGCTTGGGTGAGGGGCAGGACGATAGCATTGCTCCCTCCGGACGAGCCGGTTCTCTTGCCAGCCCGGTCACGCTGGTGAACATTCTGCAGGGCACCGACTCGACGCCTGCATTTTCGCGCGGCAACACGCTGCCCATCGCGACGCGCCCTTTCGGCATGGGCCACTGGACGCTCGAGTCCAATCCGCGCGGCACATGGATGTTCGCGCCTGCGGACCGCCGCCTGACCGGTTTCCGCTGTACGCATCAGCTCAGCCCGTGGCTTGGCGATTACGGCCATGCGGTCTTTCTGCCTTTCTCTGGAGAGGTCAGCGCCGATCCCGGTGGCCGCTCCAGTTCGTATCGCCTGGAGGATGCGAAGCTCTCGCCGCATACGATGGGCCTGCGCCTGATGCGCTATTCCATCGACACCGAGCTGCTGCCGACCGAGCGCTGCGCCATCATCACCGCGAAGTACGAGAAGAAGCAGACACGCGGCTTTATCTTCGATATCCCCACGCAGAAGGATGCTCCCGCGCCCACGGTGAAGCTTGGCAAGGAGACGAAGACCATTTCTTTCACCTCGACGGCGAACTCCGGCGGCGTGCAGGAAGGTTTCGCGACGTACTACGTGCTGAAGTTCTCTGCGCCCTGGGCCAACGCGGACGAGAAGGACGAGCAAGACCATCACACCGGCAAGGTTCTCTTCGCTGACGACGTGGAGGCGATCGAGGTGCGTATCGGTACGTCGTTCATTTCCTTCGAGCAGGCGGAGCGCAACATCCAGCTCGAGCTCGGCGACAAGACGCCGGATGCACTGCGCAAGGAGTCCGAAGAGGTATGGAACGGCTACCTGAAGCGCATCGAGATTGAAGGCGCGACGCACGAACAGCAGCAGACCTTCTACTCGTGCCTCTATCGCACGCTGCTGTTTCCGCGCATCTGGCATGAGCCGGATGCCGGCGGCAAGATGCAGCACCGCAGCGTATATAACGGCAAAGTCGTTCCGGGCCTGATGTACGCCGATCACGGCTACTGGGATGTTTATCGCGCCTGGTATCCGATGATGACGATTCTTTTCCCCGAGCGGCTGGGCGAGATTCTGCAGGCGTGGGTGAATGTGTACCAGGAAGGCGGATGGCTGCCGCAGTTTCCGTGTCCCGGCTATCGCGCCTGCATGACCGGCAGCCTGATCGACTCGCTCTTCGGCGAGGCGGCGGTGAAGAAGATCAAGGGCTTCGATCTGGAGACGGCTTACGCCGGGCTGAAGAAGCATGCGACGCAGCCGGGCAATCCGGACAAGGGCTATGGCCGCAGCGGCATCGAGTCTTACCTGCAGTACGGATACGATCCTGCCGATAAGGTCGGCCAGTCCGCCGCTGAAACCACCGACGCTGCCTACGGCGATTACTGTATCGCGCAGGTGGCCAAGGCCGTCGGCAAGACCGAGGACTACGAGATGTTCCTGAAGCGCTCGGAGAACTGGCGGCACATCTTCGACGCGCAGACAGGCTTTCTCCGTGGCAAGAAGTCGGACGGCAGCTGGCTCGAGCCCTTCGACGAGTTCACCTGGGGCGATCCTTACGTCGAAGGCGGTCCCTGGCAGCATCGCTGGGATGTGCCGCACAACATGCCTGCGCTCATCGAAGCATTGGGCGGCAAGGAGAAGGCGGTCGAGCTGCTCGAGACGATGATGACCCTGCCGCCGACCTTTAACACCGGCGTCTACGGCTATGAGATTCACGAGATGTCGGAGATGGCGGCGCTCAACCTGGGACAGCTGGCGCACAACAATCAGCCCGTACACCACGTGCTCGGTGTCTATGCCGATGCCGGCCGCCAGGATCGTCTCGCGCACTGGTCGCATCGCGTGATGAACGAGTGCTACTCGCCGAGCGGCTTCTCGGGCGATGAGGACACCGGCTCCATGGCTGCATGGTATGTGATGGCCGCGCTCGGTATCGTCACGCTGTGCCCGGGCAAGCCGGAGTACAAGCTGGGCAGCCCGCTGTTCGCAAAGGCCACAGTGCACCTGCCGGAAGGTAAGACGCTGGTGGTGGAGTCTGCCGCGCCGGAGGCGCACAAGACCACGCTGAACGGCAAGCCGCTCAGCGATGCGACGGTGGATCACTTCGAGCTGATCGCGGGTGGGAAGCTGCGGTTCTCGTAA
- a CDS encoding 7-carboxy-7-deazaguanine synthase QueE, which yields MYLIEIYKSVQGESSFAGVPCIFVRLAGCNLRCSWCDSEYTFTGGYKLTQDEVMAEIEKLAPVKLVEFTGGEPLLQEREVVPLMQRLLAAGYELMIETSGERPVVNVPEAVHKIVDVKCPGSGEANRFHRPNLASLTMRDELKFVISDRADYEYARDFIRTNSLEGRVGQLLLSPAFSKTPLPERSTANAVLDPRELVHWMLEDGLDARLSLQIHKYIWEPQKKGV from the coding sequence TTGTACCTGATAGAGATCTACAAGTCCGTGCAGGGTGAGTCGAGCTTCGCCGGCGTGCCGTGCATCTTCGTGCGCCTGGCCGGCTGCAACCTGCGCTGCTCGTGGTGCGACTCGGAGTACACCTTTACCGGCGGCTACAAGCTGACCCAGGACGAGGTGATGGCCGAGATCGAAAAGCTTGCGCCCGTGAAGCTGGTCGAGTTCACCGGTGGCGAGCCGTTGCTGCAGGAGCGCGAGGTGGTGCCGCTGATGCAGCGGCTGCTGGCCGCGGGCTACGAGCTGATGATCGAGACCAGCGGTGAGCGCCCGGTGGTGAACGTGCCCGAGGCCGTGCATAAGATCGTCGATGTGAAGTGCCCCGGCTCCGGCGAAGCGAATCGCTTTCACCGGCCGAATCTTGCCTCGCTCACCATGCGCGATGAGCTGAAGTTCGTCATCAGCGACCGCGCGGACTACGAGTATGCACGCGACTTCATCCGGACCAATTCGCTCGAGGGACGCGTGGGACAGCTGCTGCTCTCGCCTGCGTTCTCGAAGACGCCTTTGCCCGAGCGGTCGACGGCCAACGCTGTGCTCGATCCGCGTGAGCTGGTCCACTGGATGCTCGAGGATGGTCTCGACGCGCGGCTGAGCCTGCAGATTCACAAGTACATCTGGGAGCCACAGAAAAAAGGGGTTTAG
- the queD gene encoding 6-carboxytetrahydropterin synthase QueD codes for MYEVRVEREFSSGHYLRNYRGKCENPHGHNYKVQITLRGETLDVSGLLLDFKDLKHVMRPVIDRLDHQMLNDLEPFTEINPSAENLAKYFYDETKSQLHELTKGRVTVKDCTIYETDTTTATYYE; via the coding sequence ATGTACGAAGTCAGAGTTGAGCGCGAGTTTTCCTCGGGCCACTACCTCAGGAACTATCGCGGCAAGTGCGAGAACCCGCACGGACACAATTACAAGGTCCAGATCACCCTGCGCGGCGAGACGCTGGACGTCTCCGGCCTGCTGCTGGACTTCAAGGACCTCAAGCACGTTATGCGCCCGGTCATCGATCGCCTGGACCACCAGATGCTGAACGATCTCGAGCCTTTCACCGAGATCAATCCCTCGGCCGAGAATCTCGCCAAGTATTTCTATGACGAGACGAAGTCGCAGCTCCACGAGCTGACCAAGGGCCGCGTCACAGTGAAGGACTGCACCATCTACGAGACCGACACCACGACCGCGACATATTACGAGTAA